CGCACACCCGCACCGCGCCGCCGGCCATCGTGCTGTTCGTGGGCGGCACACCGGAGCTGCACGAATACGTGTCCCGCCTGGCGCTGCCCGCCGGGCGCCAGTGCTACGTGGTGGCCCTGGCCGACGTGAACCTGCAGGTGCTGGGGCAATTGGGCGGGCAGCGGCGCAACGTCTCCGTCATCGCCACGCAGCCAGTGCCGCTGGTCACCGCCAGCCTGCCCATCGTGCGCGCCTACCGCGCCGTGATGGCGCGGCTGTACGACGAGCCGCCCTCGCCCCAGGGCCTGGCCGGCTTCATCGCCGCGCGCTACACGGCCGAGGTGCTCGCCTCGGTGGCCGGGCCGCTGCAGCGCGCCAGCGTGCTGGCCGCGTTCCGGCGCCGCCAGGGCGTGCAACTGGGGGCTATGCCGTGGCCTACCAGGGCGGGCGTCCGTCGCACGCCCAGGTCACGCAAAGTATGCTCACCGCCGACGGGCGCATCGTGGGCTGAGCGGGCGCACCCGGCGGCGCGGTGCTATGCTGCGCCGCCCCGAAAACACCGCGCGGCACGCGCACATCCATGCAAGACGGAACACTGCTGGCGGCCGTGGACCTGGGGTCCAACAGCTTTCGCCTCGAGATCGGCCGCCTCGACCACGGGCTCATCCACCGCGTCGAGTACCTGAAGGAGACCGTGCGCCAGGGCGCCGGCCTGGACGAGCAGCGCAACCTTGGCGCCGACGCCATGCAGCGCGGCTGGGAGTGCCTGGCGCGCTTTGCCGAGCGCCTGGCCGGCTTCGCGCCCGGGCGCGTGCGCGCCGTGGCCACGCAGACGCTGCGCGAGGCGCGCAACCGCGAGGAATTCCTGCGCCGCGGCAGCGCCATCCTGGGCTTTCCCATCGACGTGGTCTCCGGCCCCGAGGAGGCGCGGCTGATCTACCAGGGCGTGGCGCGGCTG
This portion of the Melaminivora jejuensis genome encodes:
- a CDS encoding ABC transporter substrate-binding protein; protein product: MSRAPSHAPAAGLAGVQPALRRRALLRAAGVGAAACALPLVRAQEPQARPVAVAQIVDLSAPQQDVSRDFLIGSRAAWADFNARGGLRGQAVQHLVLETDGSPERLRQAWQAAHDEPACVALSGCAADGAAATIAALQAGGGALALAAPWLHRQWHDAGDTVFSIFADYQAQIGHAVRSLAAMGVPQAGVVFARPELQRQLQGSVAQAGAAMGLRTEVLSAAHTRTAPPAIVLFVGGTPELHEYVSRLALPAGRQCYVVALADVNLQVLGQLGGQRRNVSVIATQPVPLVTASLPIVRAYRAVMARLYDEPPSPQGLAGFIAARYTAEVLASVAGPLQRASVLAAFRRRQGVQLGAMPWPTRAGVRRTPRSRKVCSPPTGASWAERAHPAARCYAAPPRKHRAARAHPCKTEHCWRPWTWGPTAFASRSAASTTGSSTASST